Proteins from a single region of Pseudomonas sp. 10S4:
- a CDS encoding LysR family transcriptional regulator produces the protein MIDLNDIAMFVQVVRSGSFAEAARRLGMPPNTVSRRIQQLEARLGTRLLQRSTRKLTLTSAGQGFHERCAGAVDGLVEAGQELMTGSSEPSGLVRVAAPADFFDFFQMEWVTEFLAAHPRVRLDFVLSDAKADLIAEQIDVAFRGGSLRDSGYVGRQILDPGSIGMVASPSYIAARGSPRTLQDLENHDCVISAHPSGHATWRLVGPNGEEEVQVVGRFSGNTAQALRKATVAGLGIALLPPVMAKLEVQAGVLVPVLPQYQPNGYGMNVLYPSRRQLPLAVSAFIRLVIEKMNAADAPQVYR, from the coding sequence ATGATCGACCTCAATGACATCGCCATGTTTGTACAGGTGGTACGCAGCGGCAGCTTTGCAGAGGCGGCGCGACGACTGGGCATGCCTCCCAATACCGTGAGTCGCCGCATCCAGCAGCTCGAAGCGCGTCTCGGTACTCGGCTGCTGCAACGCTCCACCCGCAAGCTCACGCTCACCAGTGCTGGCCAAGGCTTTCATGAGCGTTGCGCCGGAGCGGTCGATGGCCTGGTCGAAGCTGGGCAAGAGTTGATGACGGGCAGCAGCGAGCCCAGTGGCCTGGTGCGCGTGGCGGCGCCGGCCGACTTCTTCGACTTCTTCCAGATGGAGTGGGTGACCGAGTTTCTGGCCGCGCATCCGCGTGTGCGGCTCGACTTCGTGCTCAGCGATGCGAAGGCCGACTTGATCGCAGAGCAGATCGATGTCGCTTTTCGCGGCGGGTCCTTGCGCGATTCCGGCTATGTCGGTCGTCAGATCCTTGACCCCGGCAGCATCGGGATGGTGGCAAGTCCCTCTTACATCGCGGCGCGCGGCTCACCCCGCACGCTGCAGGACCTGGAGAACCACGATTGTGTGATCTCCGCGCACCCCAGCGGCCACGCCACCTGGCGTTTGGTTGGCCCAAATGGTGAGGAAGAAGTTCAAGTTGTCGGGCGATTCAGCGGCAATACCGCGCAGGCACTGCGCAAGGCCACGGTGGCCGGACTCGGCATTGCGCTGCTCCCGCCTGTGATGGCCAAGCTTGAGGTACAGGCCGGCGTGCTCGTCCCGGTGCTGCCTCAATACCAGCCCAACGGCTACGGCATGAACGTGCTATATCCGAGCCGCCGGCAACTGCCGCTCGCGGTATCGGCGTTCATCCGGTTGGTGATCGAGAAGATGAATGCGGCAGACGCACCGCAGGTGTATCGATAG
- a CDS encoding NmrA/HSCARG family protein, giving the protein MSNTKKLIAVVGATGHQGGAVVRALQANGQFKVRALTRNPSEHPQLADEVVLADLDRPQTLEAAFAGAYGVFLVTNFWGPGTDERKQALAAIHAAKAAGVQHFIWSTLPNVETISRGKLDVPHFTDKAKIDGIVSEAGFAHHTYVIAPFFYQNLLGMMAPKKQADGTLGWAMPLDPQQRVIHMGDITELGHVVVGAFAQPELAGNGEYLPLVGDFLSFNEVITDLNRLGHDFSFKHVPRELFADWFPGAKEIAEMLAYFEAHTYLGADSRDAIALANKVAGRQPTKFAAWARANFEIPASA; this is encoded by the coding sequence ATGTCAAACACCAAAAAGCTCATCGCCGTCGTCGGCGCAACCGGTCATCAGGGCGGCGCCGTTGTGCGTGCGTTGCAGGCGAATGGTCAATTCAAGGTACGTGCGTTGACGCGCAATCCGTCCGAGCATCCGCAGTTGGCTGACGAGGTCGTGCTGGCGGACCTGGATCGTCCGCAAACACTGGAGGCCGCGTTTGCCGGGGCATACGGGGTTTTTCTGGTAACCAATTTCTGGGGGCCGGGAACGGACGAGCGCAAGCAGGCACTCGCAGCTATTCACGCGGCGAAAGCTGCTGGCGTTCAACACTTCATCTGGTCGACGCTGCCGAACGTGGAGACGATCAGCCGCGGCAAGCTTGATGTCCCACATTTTACGGACAAAGCAAAAATCGACGGCATCGTGAGTGAGGCTGGATTCGCGCACCACACCTACGTGATCGCTCCGTTCTTCTATCAAAATCTGCTTGGCATGATGGCTCCGAAGAAACAAGCGGATGGGACCCTGGGTTGGGCGATGCCGCTCGATCCGCAACAGCGCGTCATTCACATGGGTGACATCACCGAACTTGGCCACGTCGTGGTCGGTGCGTTCGCGCAGCCTGAACTCGCAGGGAACGGCGAATATTTGCCGCTGGTCGGCGACTTCCTGAGCTTCAACGAGGTCATCACCGATCTGAATCGACTGGGACATGATTTTTCGTTCAAGCACGTCCCGCGAGAACTGTTTGCCGACTGGTTCCCGGGCGCCAAGGAAATCGCAGAGATGCTCGCCTACTTTGAGGCCCACACCTACCTCGGTGCGGATTCGCGCGACGCAATCGCGCTGGCCAACAAAGTCGCCGGCCGACAGCCGACGAAGTTTGCCGCGTGGGCTCGGGCAAACTTCGAAATTCCGGCCTCCGCCTGA
- a CDS encoding SDR family oxidoreductase, which translates to MKIGVSGASGHLGRAVVSQLLLRPGGHEVVAITRTPEAVSGPVQGRFGDYNRPESLAEAYAGLDRLLIITTVDPEPGKRGAQSVAAIDAAVRAGVKHIVLMSAVGTRQEEEPARGAAYWRGEQHLIATAPAWTVLRMNFYAEAFVQLAQAAIRQGVLTGLTENRAAFVARDDVAAAAAGILIGDGHAGAIYNATGPERLSGAERAAIIAEITGQPLAFLAITQEQLRAGLTQAGLPAGAVHIVVSIQASFAAGAFDIVTGDVERLGGRPPKPLRDVLARALKSPSA; encoded by the coding sequence ATGAAAATTGGTGTGAGTGGCGCCAGCGGCCATTTGGGCAGAGCTGTCGTTTCGCAATTGCTGCTGCGTCCCGGCGGGCACGAGGTAGTGGCTATCACGCGCACGCCCGAAGCCGTCTCCGGACCGGTTCAGGGACGCTTCGGGGACTACAATCGGCCCGAAAGCCTTGCCGAGGCCTATGCGGGTCTCGATCGTCTGCTCATCATCACGACCGTCGATCCGGAGCCCGGAAAGCGTGGGGCGCAGAGCGTTGCTGCCATCGACGCGGCCGTGAGGGCGGGCGTCAAGCATATCGTCCTCATGTCGGCCGTGGGCACGCGGCAGGAGGAGGAGCCGGCGCGCGGCGCGGCCTACTGGCGAGGCGAGCAGCATCTTATCGCCACGGCACCGGCCTGGACCGTCCTGCGTATGAACTTCTATGCCGAAGCTTTCGTGCAACTGGCGCAGGCAGCGATACGCCAGGGCGTGCTGACCGGGCTGACCGAGAACCGGGCTGCTTTCGTTGCGCGCGATGACGTGGCGGCCGCCGCAGCCGGAATCCTGATCGGCGACGGCCATGCCGGCGCGATCTACAACGCTACCGGGCCCGAGCGCCTGTCGGGTGCGGAGCGCGCGGCCATCATTGCCGAAATCACGGGTCAGCCACTCGCGTTCCTTGCCATCACGCAAGAGCAACTTCGCGCCGGACTGACGCAGGCGGGTCTGCCGGCAGGGGCCGTCCACATCGTCGTCAGCATCCAGGCGAGCTTCGCAGCGGGTGCGTTCGACATTGTGACTGGCGACGTCGAGCGCCTTGGCGGCCGACCGCCCAAACCTCTTCGCGATGTGCTTGCCAGGGCGCTGAAATCTCCTTCGGCCTGA
- a CDS encoding GGDEF domain-containing protein: MSQSELHATALALYPEDYREAAALLKQAVPLMVRHNIPPNPVHYALWYTYSKGLEPELNRHLDRVVKDFDYFPSESASRLFRDYIIRDELEDARAGQQQAINLVDGMERDVSHSVNGSLNFKASLGHCLEMLAEPVDKRLPAILNELQQSTQAMHDQQERFLAQLHTAQNEIKSLRDKLERAQLDASLDGLTQVLNRNTFSRVLEHALNTEAQGVALVMLDIDHFKQFNDQYGHPLGDRVLEHVGQVLRAALPPQALAARYGGEEFCVVLRECADLSAVRDFAELLRQKIQSLRIKARGTNEVLDTVTASFGVALANADDTVESLVVRADDALYRAKRNGRNQVV; encoded by the coding sequence ATGAGCCAATCAGAGCTGCATGCGACTGCCTTAGCGTTGTATCCAGAGGACTACCGCGAGGCGGCAGCATTGCTCAAGCAAGCCGTGCCTCTGATGGTGCGTCACAACATCCCGCCGAATCCGGTGCATTACGCGCTTTGGTACACCTATAGCAAAGGCCTGGAACCAGAACTCAATCGCCACCTGGACCGGGTTGTTAAAGACTTCGATTACTTCCCCTCGGAGTCCGCTTCCAGGCTTTTTCGCGACTACATTATTCGCGATGAACTGGAAGATGCCCGTGCCGGCCAGCAACAGGCGATTAATCTGGTTGATGGCATGGAACGAGACGTCTCGCATAGCGTAAATGGCAGTCTCAACTTTAAGGCCAGTCTTGGGCACTGCCTGGAAATGCTCGCTGAGCCAGTCGATAAAAGATTGCCGGCAATACTCAACGAGCTTCAACAAAGCACTCAGGCGATGCACGATCAGCAAGAGCGATTCCTTGCTCAACTGCACACTGCCCAAAACGAGATTAAAAGCCTGCGCGATAAACTTGAGCGTGCCCAACTGGACGCATCGCTGGACGGTCTGACTCAAGTGCTCAACCGAAACACCTTCTCTCGAGTGCTGGAGCATGCGCTGAACACCGAAGCGCAAGGCGTCGCGTTGGTGATGTTGGATATCGACCACTTCAAGCAATTCAATGACCAATATGGGCATCCGCTGGGCGATCGCGTGCTCGAACATGTCGGTCAGGTGTTGCGAGCTGCACTGCCACCTCAGGCCCTGGCGGCGCGTTATGGTGGCGAAGAGTTTTGCGTGGTCCTGCGCGAGTGCGCCGATCTCTCCGCTGTCCGTGACTTTGCCGAACTGCTGCGCCAAAAGATTCAGTCGTTGCGGATCAAGGCGCGTGGCACGAACGAAGTGCTCGATACAGTCACGGCGTCGTTCGGTGTTGCCCTCGCTAACGCGGACGATACGGTGGAAAGTCTCGTAGTCCGTGCAGATGATGCGCTGTACCGCGCCAAGCGCAATGGACGCAATCAAGTGGTCTGA
- a CDS encoding RidA family protein — protein MSDREIIIPEAMKLIVERAGYAPAVRVGDTLYCAGQVGRTPDLQVIVDPEEQFICAWESLRQVLAAGGCTFEDVVDMTTYHVDLAKHMAVFREVKNRLFPRGLCAWTCIGVSELANPGLLVEIKCIAVRRA, from the coding sequence ATGTCCGACCGAGAAATCATCATTCCTGAAGCCATGAAACTTATCGTTGAACGCGCGGGTTATGCGCCTGCAGTGAGGGTTGGCGACACACTTTACTGTGCCGGTCAGGTTGGAAGAACACCTGACTTGCAAGTCATCGTGGATCCTGAAGAACAGTTCATCTGTGCCTGGGAAAGCCTGCGCCAGGTGCTCGCCGCTGGAGGCTGCACGTTCGAGGATGTGGTCGACATGACTACCTATCACGTTGATTTGGCCAAGCACATGGCGGTGTTTCGTGAGGTGAAAAATCGCCTGTTCCCCAGAGGGCTGTGCGCCTGGACTTGTATTGGGGTGAGTGAGTTAGCTAACCCGGGACTTTTGGTGGAGATTAAGTGCATAGCGGTGCGGCGAGCGTAA
- a CDS encoding DUF6124 family protein: MFKVTSNPPDTDPVPHDASLDPKKLKEATDRALNFYLNPGALKEPIPPRKPGIIFLIDPAVDDETLLLQACDSLESASDMAGDIAGLMEGPQRKKMLLLQQVIMMGELAVNRVLDNHKPG; this comes from the coding sequence ATGTTCAAAGTCACATCCAATCCCCCCGACACCGATCCAGTACCCCACGATGCCTCCCTCGACCCCAAAAAGCTCAAAGAGGCAACCGACCGCGCACTCAACTTCTACCTCAACCCCGGGGCGCTGAAAGAGCCGATACCGCCCCGCAAGCCCGGCATCATCTTCCTCATCGACCCAGCGGTAGATGACGAAACGTTGCTCCTCCAAGCTTGCGATTCGTTAGAGTCAGCCAGCGACATGGCCGGTGATATCGCCGGTTTAATGGAAGGCCCGCAACGCAAAAAAATGCTGTTGCTACAACAGGTGATCATGATGGGTGAGTTAGCGGTCAATCGAGTACTGGATAACCACAAACCTGGGTAG
- a CDS encoding MFS transporter: MNLNEPINPQRIGQAVGKYRWTICALLFFATTVNYLDRQVLSLLAPDLSTQFGWSNTDYANIASVFQFVYAISMLFAGRVVDKIGTKTAYVVAIGIWSTGAMMHAFSVPMGEGIAAVCSAFGLAVIPVSIAGFMLSRAVLAIGEAGNFPIAIKATAEYFPKKERSFATGIFNSGANVGAILAPICVPLIAGLWGWEAAFIVIGMLGFVWVAVWVALYQKPEQQKRLSAQELAYIRSDETVQVDVTPVSGDVAKKVSWFKLLTYRQTWAFAFGKFMTDGVWWFFLFWLPTYLSAQYGMKGSAIVMPLAVLYSMTMVGSIGGGWFPSYFMARGDKPYDGRMKAMLVIALFPLLVLLAQPLGYISFWVPVLLIGVGASAHQAWSCNIFTTVSDMFPQKTVASVVGIGGMAGGLGGVVMTKIGGWVFDYYKSINDIHTGYMIMFAICALAYLVAWSVMKMLVPQHKEITDL; encoded by the coding sequence ATGAATCTGAACGAGCCCATCAATCCGCAACGCATAGGCCAGGCTGTAGGCAAATATCGCTGGACGATCTGCGCGTTGTTGTTCTTTGCTACCACCGTCAATTACCTGGATCGCCAGGTGCTCAGTCTGTTGGCGCCGGATCTGTCGACGCAATTTGGCTGGAGTAATACCGATTACGCCAACATCGCCTCGGTCTTTCAGTTTGTGTATGCGATTTCCATGCTATTCGCCGGCCGTGTGGTGGATAAGATCGGCACCAAGACCGCCTATGTAGTAGCGATTGGCATCTGGTCTACCGGCGCGATGATGCACGCGTTTTCGGTGCCGATGGGTGAGGGGATCGCCGCTGTGTGCAGCGCATTCGGCCTTGCCGTTATCCCGGTTTCGATCGCCGGCTTCATGCTGTCGCGCGCCGTACTGGCGATAGGCGAGGCGGGTAACTTCCCGATCGCGATCAAGGCCACAGCCGAATACTTCCCGAAGAAAGAGCGCTCCTTCGCCACAGGCATCTTCAACTCCGGAGCCAACGTGGGCGCGATCCTGGCGCCGATTTGCGTGCCGCTGATTGCCGGTCTATGGGGCTGGGAAGCAGCGTTCATCGTGATCGGTATGTTGGGCTTCGTTTGGGTGGCTGTATGGGTTGCGTTGTACCAAAAACCGGAGCAGCAAAAGCGCCTGTCAGCGCAGGAACTGGCCTACATCCGCAGCGATGAGACCGTACAGGTGGACGTCACCCCAGTGTCGGGCGACGTTGCGAAAAAAGTATCGTGGTTCAAGTTGCTGACCTACCGCCAGACTTGGGCCTTTGCCTTCGGCAAATTCATGACCGATGGCGTGTGGTGGTTCTTCCTGTTCTGGCTGCCGACCTATCTGTCGGCGCAATACGGCATGAAGGGTTCAGCCATCGTGATGCCGCTGGCCGTGTTGTACAGCATGACCATGGTGGGCAGCATCGGTGGTGGCTGGTTCCCCAGCTACTTCATGGCGCGCGGCGACAAGCCGTATGACGGGCGCATGAAAGCCATGTTGGTGATCGCGCTCTTCCCGCTGCTGGTGCTGTTGGCGCAACCATTGGGTTACATCAGTTTCTGGGTGCCGGTGCTGCTGATTGGCGTTGGCGCGTCGGCGCATCAGGCGTGGTCGTGCAATATTTTCACCACCGTGTCCGACATGTTCCCGCAAAAAACCGTGGCGTCCGTGGTCGGTATTGGCGGCATGGCAGGCGGCTTGGGCGGCGTGGTGATGACCAAAATCGGCGGCTGGGTGTTCGACTACTACAAATCGATTAACGATATTCATACCGGCTACATGATCATGTTTGCGATCTGTGCACTGGCCTACCTGGTGGCGTGGAGCGTGATGAAAATGCTGGTGCCGCAGCATAAGGAAATTACTGATTTGTAA
- a CDS encoding outer membrane protein transport protein, whose translation MKLSNLATPCLSAVREVSSWIKFTGAAAILCVSTSAGANGIALNEQSASSAGTAYAGRSSSALDASTIFGNPAGLTKLKRTEISGGAAVVSVSDDISDAQSSASGTNKGDSVPLGVVPFAYMSTPLDDRFSIGLGLYAPSGLINDYESSFQGRYHGSYSTTKEITLQPTIAYRINDYVSIGGGPTVNHFNAKLQNYLATGALNNGQDTLITIKGDDTALGYNLGLLVDLSDATSWGINYHSKVSYHLKGHTEISGSPAVLPLDGNYDAKIDLVMPESVDTSITHHFNDRWTGYLGATWKRWSRLDKFEAINSGVSPVGQSIGLGQVGEPLNWHDTWSGAVGASYQLTSQWLMRAGYAYDPAPVGNADRSVRIPVGNRQAVTLGGAYSPNSDLTIDFAYGYLWDSKVSVKQSNNSGLQPEYSANYDNSANGVSVQATYRY comes from the coding sequence ATGAAACTGAGCAACCTTGCAACTCCGTGTCTCTCAGCTGTGCGAGAAGTGTCTTCCTGGATTAAATTCACCGGCGCCGCGGCAATACTCTGCGTTTCAACAAGCGCAGGCGCCAATGGCATTGCCTTGAACGAGCAAAGTGCAAGCAGTGCGGGTACTGCTTATGCGGGAAGGTCATCTTCCGCGCTGGACGCCAGTACTATCTTTGGAAATCCTGCAGGTTTGACCAAACTGAAACGTACGGAGATTTCCGGCGGAGCTGCGGTCGTCTCGGTGAGTGATGACATCAGTGATGCGCAGAGCAGCGCCTCAGGAACGAATAAAGGGGACTCGGTACCGCTGGGGGTTGTGCCCTTCGCTTATATGTCGACGCCACTTGATGATCGTTTTTCGATTGGCTTGGGTCTGTATGCTCCGAGTGGTCTGATCAATGATTACGAGAGCTCTTTTCAGGGCCGCTACCATGGTTCCTATAGCACGACCAAGGAGATCACCCTTCAGCCCACCATCGCTTATCGAATCAATGATTACGTGTCCATTGGTGGCGGACCGACCGTAAACCATTTCAACGCAAAGCTTCAAAATTACTTGGCCACCGGCGCCCTGAACAACGGTCAGGACACACTGATCACCATCAAGGGCGATGACACGGCATTGGGCTACAACCTCGGCCTCTTGGTTGACTTGAGTGATGCAACGAGTTGGGGGATTAACTACCACTCGAAGGTGAGCTATCACCTCAAAGGACACACCGAGATTTCCGGTTCTCCGGCTGTTCTTCCACTGGACGGAAATTATGACGCCAAGATTGATCTGGTCATGCCTGAATCCGTGGATACCTCAATCACTCATCATTTCAACGATCGCTGGACAGGATACCTGGGGGCGACTTGGAAACGGTGGAGCCGGCTCGACAAGTTCGAAGCCATCAACAGTGGTGTTTCGCCTGTTGGACAAAGCATCGGACTGGGGCAAGTGGGCGAACCATTGAACTGGCACGACACGTGGTCTGGGGCTGTTGGTGCATCCTATCAGTTGACCTCGCAATGGCTGATGCGCGCGGGCTACGCTTATGATCCTGCGCCCGTTGGCAATGCCGATCGCAGCGTGCGCATCCCCGTTGGGAACCGCCAAGCCGTGACGTTGGGAGGCGCCTACTCTCCGAATTCCGATCTGACGATAGACTTTGCTTATGGTTATCTCTGGGATTCAAAAGTCTCGGTGAAGCAGTCGAACAACTCCGGCCTTCAACCGGAATACAGTGCCAACTACGACAATAGTGCAAATGGAGTTTCAGTGCAGGCAACCTATCGGTACTGA